The following nucleotide sequence is from Wolbachia endosymbiont (group E) of Neria commutata.
CAAAGTCATAACTCAAAAAGAGGTAGATGACATATACAGAGCTCAACAAGACTTAAAAGAAAAAGTTAAGAAAGAGTTGAGTGCTCATGTTCAAGACATCAAAGAGGTATCAATATATGGTAGCTGTGCAAAAATTCAATTAAAGGATAACAAAAATGAGTTTAAGATTAGCGAATTTTTGCAAAGTGATTTTTGTAAAAACAATGGAATTTCAGGATTTTCAACGTTGCATGACAATGGAAAAAGTGGAATGCATGGAGTTGTTTCCAATGGAATAAGGCACTACGTTGTTACCGATGGTGCATATGAAATGACGCTAAATTGGCCAGCAAATGGAGTCAATCACACAATTAAAATACATATTAATGCCGACGGTACTGTGAAAGTTGATCAAGACTATTTAAGTAAATATCAAGCAGGAGAAATAGACGTTAATGCAAATAAAGACGTAAAACTAGGCGGTTTATTCTTAGCTGAAGCACTAGCAAAAGGAAGATGGAAAGAAAATGAAGTACAGAATGATATGTCTGAAACTATAAGAAGTGGTATTAATGTTACTAGAGAGATTGTGAGCAAAAGTGGTGCTACTCATACACCTGAAATCGAATCTCAGCCTGTAACAACTAGTACTCCACTTCCTGATGCACAACTGCCTAATTTCAACATGTCTCCAATAGTTTATAATGATGATACACTTGAAAGCCATGACGATAGTTCTCTCCTTTCACCCGTCTTTTATGAAACTCCACTTTCACCAGAAGGAAATGCTTTTTTTGAAAGAGTTTTTAGTGAGCAAAATGGTACACCTGAAAGCCAGAGTAGTTATTCGGTGCTTGAAAATCAGCAACAACCAGTAGTACAGCGTCAGTCTGAAAGCCAGCAGCAACAGGTAAACACTCAGCCATATGTGGGTAGACACGAGGATCCGCCAGTCATTGAAGATGTAACAATCACTGGTACTAAAGAATTCAGTTCTGATAATAGATCTCAAGTACATTCTAAAACACCTCCACCAACACCACTTAGAGTTAGCCCGCTTACACCTCAGAATAATCCCATGAGTCGACCAAGTGGCAATTCAGACGGATCTACAAATACTTTGAGAAACTTTTTTAATTCTTATAATTCTTATCCTAAGTTGACGACGTTTTTTCCTGCAGCAACTAATGCTCCAACTGGAAGCCAACAGCAGTCTGAAGGCAAGCAAAAAAGCGAGGACAAAGGAAATGATCACCTGTTTAATATACCATGGCCTGAAAGAAGAGATTCTGGTTATTCATCTCCAACTAATGATGAGTTTGAGCATCAAATTAATTCTCAGGAAGCTCAAGAAAAACGTAATCATAGACAAGCAATGCGAGAGGAAAATTCGAGAGATCAAGTTTATAATCTTCAGTTAATTTTTGCTGACCAGCGTATAACACCCAAGAGTATAGGGCACATCATGAATGGTCAGTCAAAGAAGAACATTGGACAAAGTGATCAATTTGAACTTGAAGAGTTTCTTAAAGAAATTAGAGATAGGTTTCAGCAAGACAATAAAGGAGGATTAAAAAAAGTCGATCTCAAAGAGAGTTACATTAGCCCACAAACTAAACAACGCCTAATAGAGGCTGGATTACTAAAGCAAACTAAACCAGGTGTAAAAGCAGTAGAAGAAAGGGCAGCACTCAATATTAAACATTCAGATGAAGCACAACAAGAATGGGATTCTACATATGATTTTCCACTATATGATGACAGTGAATTTGAAGAAGCATTGGAAGTATTAAACAAAGAGCTTAATGCTAGTGAAGAAAATAAAGTAGGCCCTACTACTACAGCTAACGTTGAAGGATCTTCCAGCCCAAACTTTGACACAGAATTGTTAAATGTGAACAAAAACTACTTTAATATTTCATCACTCCCTGATAAGACCAAGCAAATTGACTCCGAAACTGTAAAATCAAACAATGCTCAATCCAATCCAGCTGATCAAGTGATGAGCGAACTAAAGGAAGCATTGAAAATGCCAAATAAAGGATTAAACCCAACTCCACAAGTTAGTAAAAAAAATATTTCACTTGTAAACGCACACAATCCATTTTCAGACTGTATAAAAGATAAAAACAACCTACATAAGTTGCTAGAAAATGATAATGCACGACTAAAAATTGGAGTACTAGAAGGAAAAAGAAAAGATGATTTGGAAAAACCTACCAATGGCTACGATCGCAACAGAATTGCATCAGGGAATCAAGGTGTCGTATCATCTAAAAAAACTCAGAAGAATTGGGTTGAACGTACAGCGCTGTACAAAATAAATCCTAACAGCTTGTCCAAAAATCGTTAAATTCAAGCGTACTCCCTCTTCAACTCTTTGGTTAGCTATACTAAATTAAATCGCGTCAAATCTGCTAACCAGCTGAAATATATTGACTTTATGCGTGATATTAGCTTTAAAACAGTAAAGCAGACTGTCAACATATGCGTTTTTTCCGTTCTAACTTCGTTCTTTTTTTATCCTTATATTGTCTTATACTTCTTTCATTACCTTTAGAGTCACAAACAAATGATACATTGGTAGAAGAATTTATTCCTGTACCACAAAGGAAAAAAGAAGTAGTTAAGGAGCTTGACACTACTGATATTGATATAAAGCAAACATATAAACCCAGACAAATTATTGAAATGCAAGAAGAAATCGTTAAAAGTGAAGAGTTCACTCCTGCCCCAAAAAGGAAAGAGGGGGGATACAGCAAGTCAAGAGATATTATAAAGCCTAGGGAAGTAAGAAGCGAAAAAAGTGTTAATAATAAAAAGGACGAATTGGTTGTAAAAGAAATTATTAATTCCATAAGAGACAAGCTTACAAAATGCTGGAGTATCCCTGATAGTGCAGCTTACAAAGAAAATTTTAACATAAAAATTAATTTATTATTATCCAGTCAAGGCGAGATAGTTATGGCAGATGTAGCAGACAGTAGTTCCTATCGTAACAATCCGCTTTTCAGATCAATAGCAGATAGTGCAATGCGAGCCGTATATAAATGTAGCCCGCTTACAGATTTGCCAACTCAGCATCACCATATTTGGCGTGAAGTGACACTGGATTTTATTTTAAATGGGTAATGCGTTGTAACTGCAACATAATACTAGCTATATATTCAAATTTTTATTTTTTTCACTTACTTCTTCAGCGGATGTACCTCGCGTAAATAAACTTTTCACTTTACCGGAGACATCTTTCATTTTATCAAGGACACCATCAAGAACACTTTTCACTTTATCAAGAATACCTTTCTCTTCTTGTTTCTGCTGAGTTAATAATTTTGCACTTTTTTCAGCAAGTTCTTTCATATCTTCCTTATTTAGTAAATTAAAAGCACCTGCTAAAAGATTAAGTTCATCACCAGATGGATTTCTTTTATCTAATATATTAACTAAATGAGCATTACTTCCCAATTTTGACTTTAAATCTACATCAAGCTTTTTTCTATTCTCTTCATTAAGTTTAGAACAGTTTTTCAGCACATCTCTAGCATTAACAAAATTATCTTTCTTTATATTACTCAATAGAGCTCTATTTGCTTCCGAGCCAGTGGTTATAATTTTGTTAGAGAAAGCTGACTTAATAGATGCGGAAAAACCATTGGTAACTACTTTTTTTAACGAGCGAAAATATGCACTTTCCTCAGGGCTTAATTCTTTTGGATCTTTAATATTTTCCATTAACGTTAAAATTTTTCTTGCTGCTTCTTCACCTAACTCGTTTAACACTTGATTATACATACCTAGTCTTTCTAATTTTCCTGTTCTAGCAGTGATAAATTCTTCTATAATATTAAGATTTGCTTCTGATATTATATTTCCCAATTCTGGACTTTGCTTTATTGCAGCTCTTAATATCCCTACTTGTCCTTTAAGCACAGCAAAATCAATAAATTCTTTTGCTAATTCATTTACTTTAGGAGCTAACTTATCATCATGAACAGCTTTCTTTTTTTCTTCAGCTAACTCCTGTCTTCCCTCTAGAGCAGGTTTATCAAGAGCTTCCCCCCCTTTTTTAGCAGCATAACCTGCTCCTACAAATGGCGCAGCAACTAAACCTGCACCTACAACAAAAGGTGAAGCAAGAGCTCCAAGAGTTCCAACTGTCGCAACAGTTGCCACTGCAAGAGATTTTCCTGCTACACCCAACTTGTCAAATTCTGCTTTTAAATATTCACTTTTTCTACCTAGCGTAGGCACTTCTTCCAATCCTTTTATAATATTGCTTATTTTTTCAGGACTTAATGACCTCTCATATTTAGCTTCTTCTATTCGTTCTGGAAGTTTTTCAAGTATTTTAGTTTCAAGTTCTACTTGTTTACTATCATTAGCATTAACTAAAAGCTGTATATCATCCTCTATATCTTCATAAAGCCTTAAACACCCTTTTTGAAAGTCTTCTCGATCACTTTTATTAATGATATCTGCTAATTTTTCTGAATTTTTATCTTTTTTATTTAATATCTTTGAGAGTTCATGAGCTACAGTTTCTAATACAGAGAATCCTGAATTTTGCAATACCGTAATACGATTTTTAGCTTCTACTATATGTTTTCCTTGCTTCCAGTCACTTGCTAGCTCTTTTCTTGATTGACTTGAGCTAGTAGAACTTGTAGAAGTTTGAGAAATATTATCGTCATTACCTGTACCATTTTTTACCATATCAATCTCTATTAATTATAAATATGCTTAATTATATATATAAAATATTAAATATGTTATAATTAACATAAAATAATCAATACAATATACCCCTTTCCAAATATAGAATTTGTATTAAAATATCTAGATTACATAAAATTAAGGTTCTTATATGGGTGAAAAAAAATTAAAAGCTGCAGTGGTTTTATCAGGATGTGGTCATCTTGATGGAGCTGAGGTCAGAGAGGCTGTTTTAAGCCTGCTTGTGCTTGACCAGCAAGAAGTGGATGTTAAATGCTTTGCACCCAACATAAACGTTGCACAGGTTATGAATCATAAAACAAAAAAGGAAACAAAAGAAAAAAGAAATGTGCTTGTTGAGGCTGCAAGGATTGCAAGAGGTGATGTATATGATTTAAAAGAAGCCAAAGCTGAAGATTTCGATATGTTAGTTGTACCTGGAGGATATGGAGCTGCAAGAAATTTATCTGATTTAGCTGAAAATAAAGACACAGTAACAGTGCTACCTGAATTTGAAAGATTGGTTTTAGAATTTTTCGGTACAAGAAAGCCAATAGGAGCGATATGCATATCACCAGCCGTAATTGTTGCCATTTTAAGCAGTGAGATAGATAAAGAAGAAAGTAAGATTAAAGTAACTATAGGGGATGATAGAGAGCAGTTAATAGAAAAGCTTGGTGGTGAGCATATAAAGTGTGATACAGGGCTATCAATAGAAGACGAAGTATATAATGTATTTTCCTGCTCTGCTTATATGCGCCATGATGAAGGCGTATACTCTGTGTATCAAGGGATAAAGCATATGATTGACAGCATGGTAAAAAAGATTAACAAAAAAAGTTAAATAGTATCTTTATAATCACTTAAGTCCAATATTATTTTATTAATATAGCGTTCATTTGCATCTTTAATGATAAACTTTACACCATTTTTATACTTAACAACCTCATCTACAGAAGGCACTTTACCAGCAATAGAAAGAATTAAGCCACCAAGAGTAGCATAGTCTTCTTCAGGATCACGCAACTCTATTTTTAGATCCTCTTCTATATCCTTTATAAGAGCCCTTGCTGACACTTCAAACTTATTCTGTGGCAATTTAGTAATGGCATATTCTGAGTTTGTTTCATTCTCACTGTCAATGTTTGGTATTATTTCTTCTATAAGATCAGTCATCGAAATTAAACCGTCAGTTCCGCCGTATTCATCCAGTACAATAGCCAAATATGATTTGGAAGACTTCATCTTAATAAACAGATTAGTCGTCTTCATCGAGGATGGAACAAATATTACACTCTGTATAATACTTCTCAGATTAAAAATTTCACCTCTATTAAAAATGATATCTTTTACATAAAAAAAACCTATTACGTTATCAAAATTATTTTTATAAATTGGTATTTTAGTATGACAAGTATCTTTTACCTTCTTTATTATTTCCTGCTCGCTTGACTCTATATCCACTGCGCATATTTCCGTACGTGGAGTCATTACGTCCATTATGCTACAATCATGAAACTTTAGCAGACTATTAAATATGTTAAGATCCGGTAGATCTTTCATTAATGCTTTAGTTGCACACTTTTTCAATAAAGGAACCTTTTCAAAAAGAAACAGAAAAACTTTATATGTTATTTTTTCTGTCAGAGATTTTTTTTTACTCAATTGGTTTCCTGTAACGGTAAAAATATTTTAATAAAAAACTGTTATTAAATATCTAATAAGCATGTGGATAATGTCAAATTAATTTGTGGATTATTTGTTGATACAAAATACTCACAATTGTTCCACAACTTTTTCACCGATATATACATAATTATATAACAATTTATAACAGTGAATTATTTT
It contains:
- the elbB gene encoding isoprenoid biosynthesis glyoxalase ElbB, producing MGEKKLKAAVVLSGCGHLDGAEVREAVLSLLVLDQQEVDVKCFAPNINVAQVMNHKTKKETKEKRNVLVEAARIARGDVYDLKEAKAEDFDMLVVPGGYGAARNLSDLAENKDTVTVLPEFERLVLEFFGTRKPIGAICISPAVIVAILSSEIDKEESKIKVTIGDDREQLIEKLGGEHIKCDTGLSIEDEVYNVFSCSAYMRHDEGVYSVYQGIKHMIDSMVKKINKKS
- a CDS encoding transporter associated domain-containing protein; translated protein: MSKKKSLTEKITYKVFLFLFEKVPLLKKCATKALMKDLPDLNIFNSLLKFHDCSIMDVMTPRTEICAVDIESSEQEIIKKVKDTCHTKIPIYKNNFDNVIGFFYVKDIIFNRGEIFNLRSIIQSVIFVPSSMKTTNLFIKMKSSKSYLAIVLDEYGGTDGLISMTDLIEEIIPNIDSENETNSEYAITKLPQNKFEVSARALIKDIEEDLKIELRDPEEDYATLGGLILSIAGKVPSVDEVVKYKNGVKFIIKDANERYINKIILDLSDYKDTI